A genome region from Bacillota bacterium includes the following:
- a CDS encoding HDIG domain-containing protein has product MERAEAVALMRRHLTDRNMRKHSLAVEAVMRGLARRLGEDEEKWGLAGILHDIDYEQTRDDPDRHSMVGADMLAGMGLGADVVEAVRAHNEAHGLPRDGLMSKALYSCDPLTGLIVAAALIHPEKRLAAIDTAFVLHRFGEKSFARGARREPIKACSELGLGLEEFVSIGLQAMQAIAPELGL; this is encoded by the coding sequence TTGGAGAGGGCAGAAGCGGTGGCCCTGATGCGGCGGCATCTCACCGACCGCAACATGCGCAAACACAGCCTGGCGGTGGAGGCCGTCATGCGGGGTCTGGCGCGCCGGCTGGGTGAAGACGAGGAGAAGTGGGGCCTGGCCGGTATCCTGCATGACATCGATTACGAGCAGACCAGGGATGATCCCGACCGGCACAGCATGGTGGGGGCCGACATGCTGGCCGGGATGGGCCTGGGTGCCGATGTGGTGGAGGCGGTGCGGGCCCACAACGAGGCCCACGGCCTCCCCCGGGACGGCCTCATGAGCAAGGCCCTGTACTCATGCGACCCCCTCACCGGGTTGATCGTTGCCGCTGCCCTCATCCATCCCGAGAAAAGGCTGGCTGCCATCGATACCGCCTTTGTCCTGCACCGTTTCGGAGAGAAATCCTTCGCCCGCGGTGCCAGGAGGGAGCCCATCAAGGCGTGCTCCGAGCTGGGGCTGGGGCTGGAGGAGTTCGTCTCCATCGGGTTGCAAGCCATGCAGGCCATCGCGCCCGAGCTGGGTCTCTGA
- the secG gene encoding preprotein translocase subunit SecG gives MLASVVLGLHIVFCVGLIATVLLQSGRSAGLSGAIAGGAEQLFGKKKGLDDLLAKVSTFFAAAFMITSLILTVFHG, from the coding sequence GTGCTGGCCAGCGTGGTGCTGGGTTTGCACATCGTGTTCTGCGTGGGGCTGATCGCCACGGTGCTGCTGCAGTCGGGGCGCAGCGCCGGCCTGTCGGGAGCCATCGCGGGCGGAGCCGAGCAGCTCTTCGGCAAGAAGAAGGGCCTCGACGATCTGCTGGCCAAGGTCTCGACGTTCTTCGCGGCTGCGTTCATGATCACGTCTCTCATCCTTACCGTGTTCCACGGGTGA
- the eno gene encoding phosphopyruvate hydratase: MSQIVEILAREILDSRGNPTVEADVVLADGTVGRAAVPSGASKGKNEALELRDGDARYGGKGVLKAVRAIREEITPALRGSDALDQAAVDGRLLELDGTPGKTRLGANAVLAVSLACARAAAEYCGLPLYRYLGGPAARTLPVPCLNVINGGRHADNPLEIQEFMLVPDGLPSFREAVRAGVEVYAALRRLLAERGLSISVGDEGGFAPHLSTAREALDLLVEAIAKAGCRPGEDVHLAVDVAASELETEGGYRLEGGLRRPVDMISFYRDLAGSYPLVTIEDGLGEDDWEGWRSLTAELGGSLQLVGDDLFVTNLARLERGIREGVANAILIKPNQVGTLTETLATVERARRAGYGVMISHRSGETEDTFIADLAVATGCGQIKSGAPCRSERTAKYNRLLRIEEELGATALFPRLLYMSRHN; the protein is encoded by the coding sequence TTGTCGCAGATAGTGGAGATACTGGCGCGGGAGATTCTGGACTCCCGGGGTAATCCCACCGTGGAGGCGGATGTGGTCCTGGCCGACGGCACGGTGGGGCGGGCGGCCGTGCCGTCGGGGGCCTCCAAAGGGAAGAACGAGGCTCTGGAGCTGCGGGATGGCGACGCCCGGTACGGCGGCAAGGGGGTCTTGAAGGCGGTGCGGGCCATCCGGGAGGAGATCACGCCCGCCCTGCGGGGGAGCGACGCCCTCGACCAGGCGGCGGTGGATGGCAGGCTCCTGGAACTCGACGGTACCCCCGGCAAGACCCGCCTTGGTGCTAATGCCGTGTTGGCCGTTTCCCTCGCCTGTGCCCGGGCGGCTGCCGAGTACTGCGGCCTTCCCCTCTACCGCTATCTCGGCGGCCCGGCGGCCAGGACGCTGCCCGTTCCTTGCCTGAACGTCATCAACGGCGGTCGCCACGCGGACAACCCCCTGGAGATCCAGGAGTTCATGCTGGTACCGGACGGCCTGCCCTCGTTCCGGGAGGCCGTGCGGGCGGGAGTCGAGGTATACGCGGCCCTGCGCCGTCTGCTGGCGGAGCGCGGCCTGTCCATATCGGTGGGAGACGAGGGCGGGTTCGCGCCCCACCTGAGCACGGCTCGGGAAGCCCTCGACCTGCTCGTGGAGGCCATCGCAAAAGCAGGTTGCCGCCCCGGTGAAGACGTTCATCTGGCCGTGGACGTGGCGGCCAGTGAGCTGGAGACCGAGGGTGGCTACCGCCTGGAGGGCGGCCTGCGTCGCCCCGTCGACATGATCTCCTTCTACCGGGATCTGGCCGGCAGCTATCCCCTGGTGACCATCGAAGACGGGCTGGGCGAAGACGACTGGGAGGGCTGGCGGTCCCTCACCGCCGAGCTGGGCGGCAGCCTGCAGCTGGTGGGCGACGACCTTTTCGTCACCAACCTGGCCCGGCTGGAGCGTGGCATCAGGGAAGGGGTGGCCAACGCCATCCTGATCAAGCCCAACCAGGTGGGCACCCTCACCGAGACCCTGGCCACGGTGGAAAGGGCGCGCCGGGCCGGTTACGGGGTGATGATCTCCCACCGTTCCGGCGAGACGGAGGACACCTTCATCGCCGATCTGGCCGTCGCCACCGGCTGCGGCCAGATCAAGAGCGGTGCCCCCTGCCGGTCAGAGCGCACAGCCAAGTACAACCGCCTGCTCCGCATCGAAGAAGAGCTCGGTGCCACCGCCCTCTTCCCCCGCCTCCTCTATATGTCGCGTCATAATTAG